From a single Aggregatilinea lenta genomic region:
- a CDS encoding ATP-binding protein, translating to MDPDARVNDQAVQSESPDDAVRASSQVDVLKQLMQAPQALDELDISPSVVTDLLMRILFNEGVVSLRRLAEVTRLDLKLIDGIMEKMQYDQLVEVASAGSMGRFTYSYSLSDAGTLRARDAMERTQYVGPAPVSLGRYSKMILLQTSRKLHITPPDVIAALKHLLLPENFHRRIGPAINAGTSLFLYGPPGNGKTSIAESIAHLISGASPIWVPYAISTGGYIISLYDPAIFREIDVTKDQLKSLRTSGLNEVDRRWGLFERPAVMVGGELSMEALDLRFDPIAKFYEGPLQLKANGGMFLIDDFGRQQIRPADLLNRWIVPLESGYDFLRLRTGQTLQTPFRQLIVFSTNLDPLELVDDAFLRRIQMKVEVESPDERLFFQIFATVAKSLDVPLDKDGFMYFLNRWYRETGRTMQAVHPRDVLKILVAMCEYESIPAQLTPALIDAACESYFVDHG from the coding sequence ATGGACCCAGATGCACGAGTAAACGACCAGGCCGTCCAGTCCGAGTCCCCCGACGACGCCGTACGCGCGTCGTCGCAGGTGGACGTGCTCAAGCAGTTGATGCAGGCTCCGCAGGCGCTCGACGAGTTGGATATCTCGCCGTCGGTGGTCACCGACCTGCTGATGCGCATCCTCTTCAACGAAGGCGTCGTCAGCCTGCGGCGTCTGGCCGAGGTCACCCGGCTGGACCTCAAGCTGATCGACGGCATCATGGAAAAGATGCAGTACGACCAGCTCGTGGAGGTCGCCAGCGCCGGCTCGATGGGCCGCTTCACCTACAGCTATTCCCTCTCCGATGCGGGCACGCTGCGCGCGCGCGACGCGATGGAGCGCACGCAGTACGTCGGCCCGGCCCCCGTCTCGCTGGGACGCTACAGCAAGATGATACTGCTTCAAACCTCGCGCAAGCTGCACATCACCCCACCCGACGTAATCGCCGCGCTCAAGCACCTGCTGCTGCCGGAGAACTTCCACCGCCGCATCGGCCCGGCGATCAACGCGGGCACGTCGCTGTTCCTCTACGGCCCGCCCGGCAATGGGAAGACGTCGATTGCCGAGTCGATCGCGCACCTGATCTCCGGCGCAAGCCCGATCTGGGTCCCGTACGCGATCAGCACCGGCGGCTACATCATCAGCCTGTACGATCCGGCCATCTTCCGCGAAATCGACGTCACCAAAGACCAGCTCAAGTCGCTGCGGACCAGCGGCCTGAACGAAGTGGACCGGCGCTGGGGCCTGTTCGAGCGCCCGGCGGTGATGGTCGGCGGTGAGCTGTCGATGGAGGCGCTGGATCTGCGCTTCGACCCGATCGCCAAGTTCTACGAGGGGCCGCTGCAGCTCAAGGCCAACGGCGGCATGTTCCTCATCGACGACTTTGGCCGCCAGCAGATCCGCCCCGCCGACCTGCTCAACCGCTGGATCGTGCCGCTCGAATCCGGGTACGACTTCCTGCGGCTGCGGACCGGGCAAACACTGCAAACGCCCTTCCGCCAGCTCATCGTGTTCAGCACCAACCTCGATCCGCTGGAATTGGTGGACGATGCGTTCCTGCGCCGCATCCAGATGAAGGTCGAGGTCGAAAGCCCCGACGAGCGGCTGTTCTTCCAGATCTTCGCGACGGTGGCGAAGAGCCTGGACGTGCCGCTCGACAAAGACGGGTTCATGTACTTCCTGAACCGCTGGTACCGCGAAACGGGCCGCACGATGCAGGCCGTACACCCGCGCGACGTGCTGAAGATCCTGGTCGCGATGTGCGAGTACGAGAGCATCCCGGCGCAGCTCACGCCCGCGCTGATCGACGCGGCGTGCGAGAGCTATTTCGTCGATCACGGCTAA
- a CDS encoding peptidoglycan DD-metalloendopeptidase family protein translates to MAHSPRRLIATLALAAALILTTIGVSFAQTDEPTEAPATEPPTAEPTEAPATEPPVPATEAPTDAAADGTIPAPEATEAPAERPTFSLPFAEAPGPSTWLYEQHYGNTLSAYNFGTDWYFSGQGLHFGIDLEAKCGTPVLAIGDGVVRYVDAEGFGSLPHNLIIDHTGTGYSSLYGHLNAVPVVSPGDAVTRGQVVAESGDPDNTCGSRPHLHLEIRNADYTYAYNPTEFIDANWHMLASIGLVYSIFEQDLEHPYFGMTLEGQPDVKFGANWLNHFARAWPVKLERQPPDNPPLARHLDPLPEGVTVTRTPVSLDAWNLGTWWDASDPDAIYLVDQVPDQGETGVFRQPLDGSARTYAGTVPPPVLSPDGSVQVVYQVNGSMQVTRTADGSQWEVLTQGSYPAVSPDGTRLLWQVYYADILPGTQPPGMEVWISNLDGSVPRLVYRQSGGWTMWLDAHRLLIAKRIAYQADEQLFILDVDDPGLTPQLLGNYTFLRRVEVAPGGGKIAYYVAFQGDPNASGIYVQDTQPGSQPQKLDVFGAYHWRDDQSLYMLSYDPAQTVHTLGVYDVAAASYRTLTDPATTPIRVANSDWSVSPDGTRIVYVDPEDYGLYMLTFGEAAAPADPGAETPAATPEAVG, encoded by the coding sequence ATGGCCCACTCCCCCCGACGACTGATCGCGACGCTGGCGCTGGCTGCCGCGCTGATCCTGACCACGATCGGCGTATCATTCGCGCAGACGGACGAGCCAACCGAGGCCCCGGCCACCGAGCCGCCGACCGCCGAGCCAACCGAAGCGCCCGCCACAGAACCGCCCGTCCCGGCCACGGAAGCGCCAACGGACGCCGCCGCAGACGGCACGATCCCCGCGCCGGAAGCGACCGAAGCGCCCGCCGAGCGGCCCACGTTCAGCCTGCCGTTCGCGGAAGCGCCGGGGCCGTCCACGTGGCTCTACGAGCAGCACTACGGCAACACGCTTTCCGCCTATAACTTTGGCACGGACTGGTATTTCAGCGGCCAGGGGCTGCACTTCGGCATCGACCTGGAAGCGAAATGCGGCACGCCCGTGCTGGCGATCGGCGACGGCGTGGTGCGCTACGTGGACGCGGAAGGCTTCGGCTCCTTGCCGCACAACCTGATCATCGACCATACCGGGACCGGCTACAGCTCGCTGTACGGCCACCTGAACGCCGTGCCCGTCGTCAGCCCCGGCGACGCCGTGACGCGCGGGCAGGTCGTGGCCGAATCGGGCGACCCGGACAACACGTGCGGATCGCGCCCGCACCTTCACCTGGAAATCCGCAACGCCGATTACACCTACGCCTATAATCCCACCGAGTTCATCGACGCCAACTGGCACATGCTGGCCAGTATCGGCCTCGTGTACAGCATCTTCGAGCAAGACCTGGAGCACCCGTACTTTGGCATGACACTCGAAGGCCAGCCGGATGTCAAGTTCGGCGCGAACTGGCTGAACCACTTCGCGCGGGCGTGGCCGGTCAAGCTGGAGCGGCAGCCGCCGGACAACCCGCCGCTGGCCCGCCACCTCGATCCGCTGCCGGAGGGCGTGACCGTGACGCGCACGCCGGTGTCGCTGGACGCCTGGAACCTGGGAACGTGGTGGGACGCGTCCGACCCGGACGCGATCTACCTCGTGGATCAGGTGCCGGATCAGGGTGAAACGGGCGTCTTCCGCCAGCCGCTCGACGGATCGGCGCGCACCTATGCCGGAACGGTCCCGCCGCCCGTGCTCTCGCCGGACGGCAGCGTGCAGGTCGTGTATCAGGTGAATGGATCGATGCAGGTTACGCGCACAGCGGACGGGTCGCAGTGGGAGGTGCTCACCCAGGGCAGCTATCCCGCCGTCTCGCCGGACGGGACGCGCCTGCTGTGGCAGGTCTACTACGCGGACATCCTGCCCGGCACGCAGCCGCCCGGCATGGAGGTGTGGATCAGCAACCTGGACGGCAGCGTGCCGCGCCTCGTCTACCGGCAGTCCGGCGGGTGGACGATGTGGCTCGACGCGCACCGGCTGTTGATCGCCAAGCGCATCGCGTATCAAGCCGACGAGCAGTTGTTCATCCTGGACGTGGACGACCCCGGCCTGACACCGCAGCTGCTCGGCAATTACACCTTCCTGCGGCGCGTCGAAGTCGCGCCCGGCGGCGGAAAGATCGCCTATTACGTGGCGTTCCAGGGAGACCCGAACGCCAGCGGGATCTACGTGCAGGACACGCAGCCCGGATCGCAGCCGCAGAAGCTGGACGTGTTCGGCGCTTATCACTGGCGCGACGACCAGTCGCTGTACATGCTCAGCTACGACCCGGCGCAGACCGTGCACACGCTCGGCGTGTACGACGTCGCGGCGGCCAGCTACCGCACGCTGACCGACCCGGCCACCACGCCGATCCGCGTGGCGAACAGCGACTGGAGCGTCTCGCCGGACGGCACGCGCATTGTGTACGTCGATCCCGAGGACTACGGGCTGTACATGCTGACCTTTGGCGAAGCCGCCGCGCCCGCCGATCCCGGCGCGGAAACGCCCGCCGCCACGCCGGAGGCGGTCGGGTAG
- a CDS encoding Crp/Fnr family transcriptional regulator: protein MSADSNYFKKWNNALHFAAGEFIFREGDPGRVMYGVQAGEVQIVVNGQVVEVVGSGGIFGEMALIEQAPRSATVIAATDCVVAPVDQLGFMFLTAETPSFALMIMSTIAQRLRHMNRLVGSASPTPDNAVRIA from the coding sequence ATGTCGGCGGATTCGAATTACTTCAAGAAATGGAACAACGCGCTGCACTTCGCGGCAGGCGAGTTCATCTTCCGCGAGGGCGATCCCGGCAGGGTGATGTACGGCGTGCAGGCGGGTGAGGTGCAGATCGTCGTCAACGGGCAGGTGGTCGAGGTCGTGGGATCGGGCGGGATCTTCGGCGAAATGGCGCTGATCGAGCAAGCGCCGCGCTCTGCGACGGTGATCGCCGCGACGGACTGCGTCGTTGCCCCGGTCGATCAGCTCGGCTTTATGTTCCTGACCGCCGAGACGCCCAGCTTTGCGCTGATGATCATGAGCACCATCGCGCAGCGCCTGCGTCACATGAACCGGCTGGTGGGCAGCGCGTCCCCCACGCCCGATAATGCCGTGCGCATCGCGTAG
- a CDS encoding Crp/Fnr family transcriptional regulator — MTVEINYFKRSQRAASFSCGDLIFDAGAPGELMYGVQSGEVRLIHADGTLERVGPGGIFGEVGLIERRPHTMAAVALTDCTLIPVDRWYFQFLTNEMPGFALMVMQTLLKRLRGADKGDTVAA; from the coding sequence ATGACCGTCGAAATCAACTACTTCAAGCGGTCTCAGCGCGCAGCATCGTTTTCTTGCGGTGACTTGATCTTTGACGCGGGTGCGCCGGGCGAGCTGATGTACGGCGTGCAGTCCGGCGAGGTCCGGCTGATTCACGCGGACGGCACGCTGGAGCGAGTGGGGCCGGGCGGCATCTTCGGCGAGGTCGGGCTGATCGAGCGCAGGCCGCACACGATGGCTGCCGTCGCACTGACCGACTGCACTCTGATCCCCGTGGATCGCTGGTACTTCCAGTTCCTGACCAACGAAATGCCCGGCTTCGCGCTGATGGTGATGCAGACGCTGCTCAAGCGCCTGCGCGGCGCGGACAAGGGCGACACCGTCGCCGCGTAA
- a CDS encoding YbaK/EbsC family protein, translating into MSLPPSAQKVQDTLNALGFGGCEVVEMPDTTRTSAEAAAAIGCTVAQIAKSLVFKGRQSGDAVLVIASGTNRVDTKKLAALIGEKTDRPDADYVRERTGYAIGGIPPVGHAAPLRTYIDRDLLQFDVIWAAAGTPHAVFRLTPNDLVRMTGGEVVEIASPPTA; encoded by the coding sequence ATGTCTCTCCCGCCCAGTGCTCAAAAGGTACAGGATACGCTCAATGCGCTCGGGTTCGGCGGCTGCGAAGTGGTCGAGATGCCGGACACGACGCGCACCTCCGCCGAAGCGGCGGCGGCCATCGGCTGCACCGTCGCGCAGATCGCCAAGTCGCTCGTGTTCAAGGGCCGCCAGTCCGGCGACGCGGTGCTGGTCATCGCCAGCGGCACCAACCGCGTGGACACCAAGAAGCTGGCCGCGCTCATCGGGGAAAAGACCGACCGGCCCGACGCCGACTACGTGCGTGAGCGGACCGGCTACGCCATCGGCGGCATTCCCCCTGTAGGGCACGCCGCGCCGCTGCGCACCTACATCGACCGCGACCTGCTCCAGTTCGACGTGATCTGGGCCGCGGCAGGCACGCCGCACGCCGTCTTCCGCCTGACGCCCAACGATCTGGTCCGCATGACCGGCGGCGAGGTCGTCGAGATCGCCAGCCCGCCCACCGCATGA
- a CDS encoding alpha/beta hydrolase family protein translates to MSVPTPQIPRRTPIVLAALLALAGLVAAGLRPVLPANAFPLATPISSPTPNARPDGTLESTRLLLDTGTTAYYTITYWSDGLRVTGYLGRPKGDGPFPAVIYNRGGFQATGELTGAEIVPLVESGFVAAASQYRGNAGGEGVEDFGGADVHDVTNLVIALQALPTVDAERIGMMGGSRGGMMTYLALKQDTLDGTHAIKAAVTVGGLADLFAWARQQGYVVGQVYVPLVGVSPYSDPAPFEARSAVYWPELIDAPLLLLHGEADTTISVQQSRTLAEALTGAGKTVKLVTFPGGDHPLTRFHSGYPEALDWFARYIGTPGVDYSFTAHEQAIANIATWFVVRAGR, encoded by the coding sequence ATGAGCGTTCCCACGCCGCAGATCCCCCGCCGCACGCCGATCGTGCTGGCCGCGCTGCTCGCGCTGGCCGGACTGGTCGCGGCGGGACTGCGGCCCGTCCTGCCCGCGAACGCCTTCCCGCTGGCGACGCCGATTTCCTCCCCCACCCCAAACGCACGCCCCGACGGTACGCTCGAATCGACGCGGCTGCTGCTCGACACCGGCACGACCGCCTACTACACGATTACCTATTGGAGCGACGGGCTGCGCGTCACGGGCTATCTGGGGCGGCCCAAAGGCGACGGCCCCTTCCCCGCCGTGATCTACAATCGGGGCGGCTTCCAGGCTACCGGAGAACTCACCGGCGCGGAGATCGTGCCGCTGGTGGAATCGGGCTTCGTCGCGGCGGCGTCGCAGTACCGGGGCAACGCGGGCGGTGAGGGCGTAGAGGACTTCGGCGGGGCGGACGTGCACGACGTGACCAACCTCGTGATCGCGCTGCAAGCCCTGCCCACCGTGGACGCCGAGCGCATCGGCATGATGGGCGGATCGCGGGGCGGGATGATGACGTACCTGGCGCTCAAGCAGGACACGCTCGACGGTACGCACGCGATCAAAGCCGCCGTGACGGTCGGCGGGCTGGCGGACCTGTTCGCGTGGGCGCGGCAGCAGGGCTACGTGGTCGGGCAAGTGTACGTGCCGCTGGTCGGCGTCTCGCCCTACAGCGATCCAGCCCCGTTCGAAGCGCGCTCCGCCGTCTACTGGCCGGAACTGATCGACGCGCCGCTGCTGCTGCTTCACGGCGAGGCGGACACCACCATCTCGGTGCAGCAGAGCCGCACGTTAGCCGAGGCGCTGACCGGGGCCGGAAAAACGGTAAAGCTCGTCACGTTCCCCGGCGGCGACCACCCCCTGACGCGCTTCCACTCCGGCTATCCCGAAGCGCTCGACTGGTTCGCACGCTACATCGGCACGCCGGGCGTCGATTATTCGTTCACGGCGCACGAGCAGGCCATCGCCAACATCGCCACGTGGTTCGTGGTGCGAGCGGGACGGTAA
- a CDS encoding TrpB-like pyridoxal phosphate-dependent enzyme — translation MPDQQHVKYLLSEDQIPRAWYNIIPDLPRPLSPVLHPGTKQPVTPDDLAPLFPMALIMQEMSPDRYIEIPEPVRDVYRQWRPSPLYRARRLEKALDTPARIYYKYEGISPVGSHKPNTAVAQAFYNKEEGVKKIATETGAGQWGSSLAMAGAFFGIEIEVFMVKISYQQKPYRRSMMQAYGATVHASPTNLTNAGRSMLAKDPNNMGTLGLAISEAVERAATSGGTVKYSLGSVLNHVLLHQTVIGEESLLQMAMADDYPDVVIGCAGGGSNMAGLIIPFVRERLGKDLNTRFLAAEPTACPSMTKGVYAYDFGDAVGMTPIMKMATLGHDFMPPGIHAGGLRYHGMSPIMSLLHEEGILEAQAYHQNGIFEAAVQFTRSEGIVPAPESAHAIRAAIDEALEAKEAGEERVILFNLSGHGHFDMGAYDSYFAGQLQDYEYPVEEVRAAQGRMPQVDEAALA, via the coding sequence ATGCCCGACCAACAGCACGTCAAGTATTTGCTCTCCGAAGACCAGATCCCCCGCGCGTGGTACAACATCATCCCCGACCTGCCGCGCCCACTCTCGCCCGTGCTGCATCCCGGCACGAAGCAGCCGGTCACGCCGGACGACCTCGCGCCGCTGTTCCCGATGGCGCTGATCATGCAGGAAATGAGTCCAGACCGGTACATCGAGATCCCGGAGCCGGTGCGCGACGTCTACCGCCAGTGGCGGCCCAGCCCGCTCTACCGGGCGCGCCGCCTGGAAAAAGCGCTGGACACGCCCGCGCGCATCTATTACAAGTACGAAGGCATCAGCCCGGTCGGCAGCCACAAGCCGAACACCGCCGTCGCGCAGGCGTTTTACAACAAGGAAGAGGGCGTCAAGAAGATCGCCACGGAAACCGGCGCGGGCCAGTGGGGATCGTCGCTGGCGATGGCGGGCGCATTCTTCGGCATCGAGATCGAAGTGTTCATGGTCAAGATCAGCTACCAGCAGAAACCGTACCGCCGCAGCATGATGCAGGCGTACGGCGCGACGGTGCACGCCAGCCCCACCAACCTGACCAACGCGGGCCGCAGCATGCTGGCGAAAGATCCCAATAACATGGGCACCCTGGGATTGGCGATCAGCGAGGCAGTCGAGCGCGCGGCAACCAGCGGCGGCACAGTCAAGTACTCGCTGGGCAGCGTGCTGAATCACGTGCTGCTGCACCAGACGGTGATCGGTGAAGAGTCGCTGCTGCAAATGGCGATGGCCGACGACTACCCGGACGTGGTGATCGGCTGCGCGGGCGGCGGCAGCAACATGGCGGGCCTGATCATCCCGTTCGTGCGCGAGCGGCTGGGCAAGGATCTGAATACGCGCTTCCTGGCCGCCGAACCGACCGCCTGCCCCAGCATGACCAAGGGCGTGTACGCGTACGACTTCGGCGACGCGGTGGGCATGACGCCGATCATGAAGATGGCGACGCTCGGCCACGACTTCATGCCGCCAGGCATCCACGCGGGCGGGCTGCGCTATCATGGCATGTCCCCCATCATGTCGCTGCTGCACGAGGAAGGCATCCTCGAAGCGCAGGCCTACCACCAGAACGGCATCTTCGAGGCGGCGGTTCAGTTCACGCGCAGCGAGGGCATCGTGCCCGCGCCGGAAAGCGCGCACGCCATCCGCGCGGCCATCGACGAAGCGCTGGAAGCCAAAGAAGCAGGTGAGGAGCGCGTGATCCTGTTCAACCTGAGCGGGCACGGTCACTTCGACATGGGCGCGTACGACTCCTACTTCGCGGGCCAGTTGCAAGACTACGAGTATCCTGTGGAAGAAGTGCGGGCCGCGCAGGGCCGCATGCCGCAGGTGGACGAGGCGGCGCTGGCATAG
- a CDS encoding (2Fe-2S) ferredoxin domain-containing protein, producing the protein MADERDDRPRRRRIVLCMGATCNMSGRAEPFYECLRAAFGDPGPAFMARGPVSWEVASCLDMCDEGPNLTLYPGGDAAHALTVERLQEIIEQIQAEIGEQ; encoded by the coding sequence ATGGCAGACGAACGCGACGACAGGCCCCGGCGCAGACGGATCGTGTTGTGCATGGGCGCGACCTGCAACATGAGCGGGCGCGCCGAGCCATTTTACGAGTGTCTGCGCGCCGCGTTTGGCGATCCCGGCCCGGCGTTCATGGCGCGCGGCCCGGTGTCGTGGGAGGTGGCAAGCTGCCTGGACATGTGCGACGAAGGGCCGAACCTCACGCTATACCCCGGTGGGGACGCCGCGCACGCGCTCACCGTCGAGCGTCTTCAGGAAATTATCGAGCAGATCCAGGCCGAGATCGGCGAACAGTGA
- a CDS encoding M23 family metallopeptidase produces the protein MKHLARLIPALALLCALGAPLAVVNAQGDEPPAIPTDYAAVADDYAALENTAQTLGSAAIDLFLAQDFEMLYEQFGEQLAAVVTADALEQGYTQLTAMSPIGEQSSARIMPLGGALVYMADYAWNDAGLTFSLAFNASDEIDGLNIAPSPALPDDPAQDYVSNTAFQLPLDGLWYTAWGGGDRIHNYHVDAAPQRHAYDFVVWQDGSSFSGDGAANEDYYAYGQPVYAPAAGTVVKVADGLPESAPQIETDTEHPAGNHVVIQTAEAEYLYLAHMQPGSIVVAEGDTVEAGDLIGLVGNSGNTSEPHLHIHLQDQLEMLTTDENGTITGLTDAIGLPLTFSNMLENGETVEQSAPLGGTFVQSAE, from the coding sequence ATGAAGCACCTTGCTCGTTTGATCCCCGCGTTGGCGCTGCTGTGCGCGCTCGGCGCGCCGCTGGCGGTGGTGAACGCTCAGGGCGACGAACCACCCGCGATCCCGACCGACTATGCGGCGGTGGCGGACGACTATGCGGCGCTGGAAAACACAGCGCAAACGCTCGGATCGGCGGCGATTGACCTGTTCCTGGCGCAGGATTTCGAGATGCTGTACGAGCAGTTTGGCGAACAACTGGCCGCTGTCGTCACGGCGGACGCGCTGGAACAAGGCTATACACAGCTCACGGCGATGTCGCCGATCGGAGAACAATCCTCCGCGCGCATCATGCCCCTGGGCGGCGCGTTGGTCTACATGGCCGATTACGCCTGGAACGACGCCGGCCTGACGTTCAGCCTGGCGTTCAACGCCAGCGACGAGATCGATGGGCTGAACATCGCGCCCAGCCCGGCCCTGCCCGACGATCCCGCGCAGGACTACGTGAGCAACACGGCCTTCCAGCTGCCGCTGGACGGGCTGTGGTATACGGCCTGGGGCGGCGGCGATCGCATCCACAATTACCACGTAGACGCCGCGCCGCAGCGCCACGCGTACGACTTCGTGGTGTGGCAGGACGGCAGCAGCTTCTCCGGCGACGGCGCGGCGAACGAGGATTACTACGCCTACGGCCAGCCGGTCTACGCGCCCGCCGCTGGCACGGTGGTCAAGGTCGCGGACGGCCTGCCCGAAAGCGCGCCCCAGATCGAGACGGACACGGAGCATCCGGCGGGCAACCATGTCGTAATCCAGACGGCGGAGGCGGAATACCTCTATCTGGCGCACATGCAGCCGGGCAGCATCGTCGTCGCGGAAGGGGACACGGTCGAAGCCGGAGATCTGATCGGGCTGGTGGGCAACTCCGGCAACACGTCCGAGCCGCACCTGCACATCCACCTGCAAGATCAGCTCGAGATGCTCACCACGGACGAGAATGGCACGATCACGGGCCTCACCGACGCAATCGGGCTGCCGCTGACGTTCTCGAACATGCTCGAAAACGGCGAGACGGTCGAGCAGAGCGCGCCGCTGGGCGGCACGTTCGTGCAGAGCGCGGAGTAA